The Desulfonatronum sp. SC1 genome window below encodes:
- the flgF gene encoding flagellar basal-body rod protein FlgF, with product MQTSMYNALFGALTQEHRLANTANNLANVNTTGYKRETMAFRDVFIRFGHGMLDPISAINEKSLLPVPDDLAQNRIALTHIDFAQGSAKETGNPLDVALQGEGFFKVRTLEGDFYTRNGNFRLTPGGELVTGQGFPVLVDGGPVNLEPNTRIVIGPDGAIQANGEPVGNFDLVTFENPQVLEKLGQNMFRLRPGVQAAELPADNATVLQGYLEGANVEVVREMVNMIEAQRSFEAYQKVMHTAQEADQKVIREVASPR from the coding sequence ATGCAGACCAGTATGTACAACGCCCTGTTCGGCGCCCTGACCCAGGAGCACCGCTTGGCCAACACCGCCAATAATTTGGCGAACGTGAACACCACGGGCTACAAGCGTGAAACCATGGCCTTTCGGGACGTCTTCATCCGTTTCGGCCACGGCATGCTGGACCCTATTTCCGCCATCAATGAAAAATCGCTGCTGCCCGTCCCGGACGATCTGGCTCAGAACCGGATCGCCCTGACCCATATCGACTTCGCCCAAGGATCGGCCAAGGAGACCGGCAATCCTTTAGATGTGGCGCTTCAAGGCGAAGGCTTCTTCAAAGTCCGCACGTTGGAGGGAGATTTCTACACCCGAAACGGCAACTTCCGCCTGACCCCGGGCGGCGAACTGGTCACGGGGCAAGGCTTCCCCGTGCTCGTGGACGGCGGCCCCGTGAACCTGGAGCCCAACACCCGGATCGTCATCGGTCCCGATGGAGCAATCCAGGCCAATGGCGAGCCGGTGGGCAACTTTGACCTGGTGACCTTCGAAAATCCACAGGTCCTGGAAAAACTGGGCCAAAACATGTTCCGCCTCCGCCCCGGCGTCCAGGCCGCTGAACTGCCCGCGGACAACGCCACAGTGCTCCAGGGCTATCTGGAGGGAGCGAACGTGGAGGTGGTCCGCGAGATGGTCAATATGATCGAGGCCCAGCGCAGTTTCGAAGCCTACCAGAAGGTGATGCATACGGCCCAGGAAGCGGACCAAAAGGTCATCCGGGAAGTGGCCTCGCCCAGATAG
- the infB gene encoding translation initiation factor IF-2: MANKIRIMELSSELGVSNKELLQVLRELDIPVKSHVSSISDEEAAQVREKMQRKDAPVDVQQREIQPGVILRRRRKVAKPDAQEASDASGDQPEDASTPEGTDGSVLDAVTGAAEQAEDADEAAAPAKRRAGKKTVDAPPARVIGTSKEPVVPDAEDVGEDVLTAVVSEDIQARVEPDVSGTQEDSDTRDVPGKPAVSGAVVAPEDDAVPATAEESAVSAKAGDAEVAAPADAAIGEESDAAALEAAGEKAKKRKPRKREPLVQTGPQVRIISKPEAKPEAKPDFSYKPESKPYTPTPVRTPGTAETPARAGADAGAQGDSASDRKKKKKGKRTVEITQPTVLGEQVRADPSWKKKRTTPVQDRTGGKFRAKRSRPKFRHEGEGQAVQAGTQPLKAAKRKIRMEEAIRVSEMAKQMGLKAQEIIKTLFSMGVMTTINQSIDMDTATLVAAEFGYEVEQVGFMEEGFTHIREEDKPEDLAARSPVVTIMGHVDHGKTSLLDAIRQTNVTKGEAGGITQHIGAYHVETNRGAVTFLDTPGHEAFTAMRARGAQVTDLVILVVAADDGVMEQTKEAVNHAKAAGVPIVVAVNKIDKEDANPERVIRELSEMGLLAEAWGGDTIFANVSAKQRIGLDELLEMVLLQAEVLDLKANPTKRARGRIVEARLDKGRGPVATVLIQEGTLRDGDVFVCGLYQGKVRAMFDDKGKKIKEAGPAFPVEVQGFDGLAESGDEFVVVADEKIARRIAQSRMTKEREKALAKATKVTLDSFLASKAAGEVKILNLVIKTDVQGSAEAVSESLLKLSTDEVRVRIVHAGAGAITESDVMLATASSAIVIGFNVRPVAKVKEVAESESVEIRFYDIIYNLVNDIRDAMTGMLSPIIRESYLGQAEVRQTFSVPKIGTVAGCAVMDGKLLRNAKIRLLREGVVIYTGKLSSLKRFKEDTKEVLKGFECGVGLANFNDIKVGDVIEAFEEVSEAATL; encoded by the coding sequence ATGGCCAATAAGATACGCATTATGGAATTGTCTTCTGAACTTGGGGTCAGCAATAAGGAATTGTTGCAAGTCTTGCGTGAGCTGGACATCCCGGTGAAAAGCCATGTCAGCAGCATCTCCGATGAGGAGGCCGCCCAGGTTCGAGAGAAAATGCAGCGCAAGGACGCCCCCGTCGATGTTCAGCAGCGGGAGATTCAACCCGGGGTCATTTTGCGGCGGCGACGGAAGGTCGCCAAGCCGGATGCCCAGGAAGCTTCGGACGCCTCCGGGGATCAGCCCGAGGATGCCTCGACTCCCGAAGGAACGGATGGTTCAGTGCTGGATGCGGTCACGGGAGCGGCGGAGCAAGCTGAGGATGCGGACGAAGCCGCTGCTCCGGCCAAACGTCGGGCTGGGAAAAAGACCGTGGACGCTCCTCCGGCACGGGTTATCGGCACGTCCAAAGAACCGGTTGTCCCGGACGCGGAAGATGTCGGCGAGGATGTCCTCACTGCGGTCGTATCCGAAGATATCCAGGCGCGTGTTGAGCCGGATGTCTCAGGCACGCAGGAAGACTCGGACACACGGGATGTGCCGGGTAAGCCGGCTGTTTCTGGTGCGGTGGTTGCGCCCGAGGATGATGCCGTGCCCGCGACCGCTGAGGAATCGGCGGTCAGCGCAAAGGCTGGTGACGCGGAAGTTGCGGCTCCCGCCGACGCGGCCATTGGTGAAGAGTCCGATGCGGCGGCATTGGAAGCCGCTGGAGAGAAGGCGAAGAAACGTAAGCCACGGAAACGTGAGCCATTGGTTCAGACAGGACCGCAGGTTCGGATCATTTCCAAGCCCGAAGCCAAGCCCGAAGCCAAGCCCGACTTTTCCTATAAGCCCGAAAGCAAGCCCTACACCCCCACTCCGGTACGGACGCCCGGCACCGCGGAAACGCCTGCTCGGGCCGGGGCGGATGCCGGTGCGCAGGGCGATAGCGCCTCGGATCGTAAAAAGAAGAAAAAGGGCAAACGCACCGTGGAGATCACCCAGCCCACGGTGCTCGGAGAGCAGGTTCGCGCCGATCCGTCCTGGAAGAAGAAGAGAACCACCCCGGTTCAAGATCGGACCGGCGGTAAATTCCGGGCCAAACGGTCGCGTCCCAAATTCCGTCACGAAGGCGAAGGTCAGGCCGTCCAGGCCGGAACCCAGCCGCTCAAGGCCGCCAAGCGCAAGATCCGCATGGAAGAGGCTATCCGGGTTTCGGAGATGGCCAAGCAGATGGGGCTCAAGGCTCAGGAGATCATCAAGACCCTGTTCTCCATGGGCGTGATGACCACCATCAACCAGTCCATCGACATGGATACGGCAACTCTGGTGGCCGCGGAGTTCGGTTACGAGGTGGAGCAGGTCGGGTTCATGGAAGAAGGGTTTACCCACATCCGTGAAGAGGACAAGCCGGAAGATCTCGCGGCGCGTTCTCCGGTTGTGACCATCATGGGCCACGTGGACCACGGCAAGACCTCTTTGCTGGATGCAATTCGCCAGACCAACGTGACCAAGGGCGAGGCCGGGGGGATCACTCAGCATATCGGCGCGTATCACGTGGAGACCAATCGCGGTGCGGTGACCTTTCTGGACACGCCCGGCCACGAAGCCTTCACGGCCATGCGTGCCCGAGGGGCCCAGGTCACGGACTTGGTCATTCTGGTGGTGGCCGCGGACGACGGCGTGATGGAACAGACCAAGGAAGCCGTGAACCATGCCAAGGCCGCCGGGGTGCCCATCGTAGTGGCCGTGAACAAGATCGACAAGGAAGACGCCAACCCTGAACGGGTGATCCGTGAGCTGAGCGAGATGGGGCTTCTGGCAGAAGCCTGGGGCGGGGACACGATTTTCGCCAACGTCTCGGCCAAACAGCGCATCGGTCTGGATGAACTGCTGGAAATGGTCCTGCTCCAGGCCGAGGTTCTGGATCTCAAAGCCAACCCGACAAAGCGAGCCCGAGGGCGGATCGTGGAAGCCCGGCTGGACAAAGGTCGTGGTCCGGTGGCCACGGTGTTGATCCAGGAAGGAACCTTGCGCGACGGGGACGTCTTTGTCTGCGGTCTGTACCAGGGCAAGGTCCGGGCGATGTTCGACGACAAGGGCAAGAAGATCAAGGAAGCCGGTCCGGCCTTCCCGGTGGAGGTCCAGGGCTTCGACGGCCTGGCCGAGTCCGGTGACGAATTCGTGGTGGTGGCGGATGAAAAGATCGCCCGCCGGATCGCCCAGTCCCGCATGACCAAGGAGCGCGAGAAGGCCCTGGCCAAGGCCACCAAGGTCACCCTGGACAGCTTCCTGGCCTCCAAGGCGGCCGGCGAGGTCAAGATCCTGAATCTGGTCATCAAGACTGACGTGCAGGGGTCCGCCGAGGCGGTCTCCGAGTCCCTGCTCAAGCTGTCCACGGACGAGGTCCGGGTGCGGATCGTCCACGCCGGAGCCGGGGCAATCACCGAATCCGACGTCATGCTGGCCACGGCCTCTTCGGCCATCGTGATCGGCTTCAATGTCCGGCCCGTGGCCAAGGTCAAGGAAGTGGCCGAGTCCGAGAGCGTGGAAATCCGCTTCTACGACATCATCTACAACTTGGTGAACGACATCCGGGACGCCATGACCGGAATGCTCTCGCCGATCATCCGGGAGTCCTATCTGGGTCAGGCCGAAGTTCGCCAGACCTTCAGCGTGCCCAAGATCGGCACGGTGGCCGGGTGCGCGGTGATGGACGGCAAGCTGCTGCGCAACGCCAAGATTCGTCTGCTGCGCGAGGGCGTGGTGATCTACACCGGCAAGCTCAGCTCGCTGAAACGCTTCAAGGAAGACACCAAGGAAGTGCTCAAGGGCTTCGAATGCGGCGTTGGACTGGCCAACTTCAACGACATCAAGGTCGGCGACGTGATTGAAGCCTTCGAGGAAGTCTCCGAGGCGGCGACGTTGTGA
- the flgA gene encoding flagellar basal body P-ring formation chaperone FlgA has translation MKTDLFRLSLLLALCLVVSLTLLAEQGSAQRGYWHYLIQPVAAVQGEVVRFGDIAVPLTDHGRAQWANLADRPMWPAPDSGKTMTFSQDRLAGMLRQYVGHAAASTRIPGQVVIQGGGQVVLEEELRSRVVTFLTPKVRLLGEEITVRDFRLPSHIFLPHIQDTLELELAADPQPGRNSLRFLVRSVDERIARRLTGTVFLDVWQTVPTAGRPLNRGNSLALDDITFQRKNLAYLREQVWDGTGGPWQIRSPVGMDQVIYLSALEPLPAVRRGEVITLVYEGEMVRLQIQVQALQDGAIGETITVRNLQNNNEVLARIRDYETVVVR, from the coding sequence GTGAAAACTGATCTCTTTCGTCTTTCTTTGCTGCTGGCGTTGTGCCTCGTGGTCAGCCTGACGCTCCTTGCCGAACAGGGCTCGGCCCAGCGCGGCTACTGGCATTATTTGATCCAGCCCGTGGCCGCGGTCCAGGGTGAGGTAGTCCGGTTTGGAGACATCGCCGTGCCGCTGACGGATCATGGCCGCGCCCAGTGGGCGAACCTCGCCGACCGACCCATGTGGCCCGCCCCGGACAGCGGCAAAACCATGACCTTTTCTCAAGACCGCCTGGCCGGCATGCTTCGGCAGTACGTCGGCCACGCCGCCGCTTCCACGCGCATCCCGGGCCAGGTCGTGATCCAAGGGGGGGGGCAGGTGGTGCTGGAGGAAGAGTTGCGGTCCCGCGTCGTCACTTTTTTGACCCCGAAGGTCCGCTTGCTGGGAGAAGAAATCACCGTTCGCGACTTTCGACTACCGAGCCATATTTTTCTGCCGCATATCCAGGACACCCTGGAACTGGAGTTGGCAGCGGACCCGCAACCCGGACGCAACAGTCTGCGTTTTTTGGTCCGCTCCGTGGACGAACGGATCGCCCGCCGCCTCACCGGCACGGTCTTTCTGGACGTCTGGCAAACCGTGCCCACGGCAGGACGCCCATTGAACCGGGGAAATTCCTTGGCCCTGGACGATATCACCTTCCAACGCAAGAACTTGGCCTATCTGAGGGAACAGGTCTGGGACGGAACCGGCGGGCCGTGGCAGATTCGCTCCCCAGTGGGCATGGACCAGGTCATCTACCTATCCGCCCTGGAACCCTTGCCCGCAGTGCGCCGCGGAGAAGTGATCACGCTGGTCTATGAAGGCGAGATGGTCCGGTTACAGATCCAAGTTCAGGCCCTCCAGGACGGAGCCATCGGGGAAACAATCACGGTGCGAAACTTGCAAAACAATAATGAAGTCCTGGCCCGGATCCGGGATTACGAAACCGTGGTGGTCAGGTGA
- a CDS encoding DUF503 domain-containing protein: MIIGVLRLEFRLHGNDSLKGKRKVAQSLKQKLRNKFNLAVSEVEAMDDHERLILAAVSVSNDAARVESRLHKAMSLAEAAAPVEFVQGNTEIFRSTQDPGDLRADLLEGGSW; this comes from the coding sequence ATGATCATCGGTGTCCTGCGGTTGGAGTTCCGGCTGCACGGGAACGACTCTCTCAAGGGCAAGCGTAAGGTGGCCCAAAGTCTGAAACAGAAACTGCGCAACAAGTTCAATCTCGCCGTGTCCGAAGTGGAGGCCATGGACGATCATGAACGGCTGATTCTCGCGGCGGTCTCCGTTTCCAACGACGCGGCCCGGGTTGAAAGTCGGCTGCACAAGGCCATGTCCCTGGCCGAGGCCGCCGCGCCGGTGGAGTTCGTCCAGGGCAACACTGAAATATTTCGATCAACGCAGGACCCCGGAGATCTCCGCGCGGACCTGCTGGAAGGAGGCTCATGGTAA
- a CDS encoding bifunctional oligoribonuclease/PAP phosphatase NrnA, whose translation MTAAIKASTTDSWARVLRLLREGDKFLVAGHNNPDGDALGSTVALGWLLEALGKTYWLYNESPVPDRFSWLRFSQPLQQAHPDWEPRWYILLDCGDSKRVGKDLAARLPLERTVNIDHHVSNRDFGAVNLVEPDRSSVGEMIGYLAQELGFPLKGPLGEAVYLALVTDTGSFSYENTVPKVLELAATIIRQGLNLARFNALLQNQWRMNRLKLMGDVLSRARLFDDGRIGVISIPKAFREERQATVEDCDDMVDYIRRVKGVRIAVSLREDGPRKIKFSLRSTGDTDVEEIASSVGGGGHKNAAGGELHHSLEDAESLLVRMTREYLALADKNPSAAS comes from the coding sequence ATGACGGCCGCCATCAAAGCTAGTACGACGGACAGCTGGGCCCGCGTGTTGCGCTTGTTGCGCGAAGGCGACAAATTTCTGGTGGCCGGGCACAACAACCCGGACGGGGACGCTTTGGGCTCCACCGTGGCTTTGGGGTGGTTGCTGGAAGCCTTGGGCAAGACCTACTGGCTGTACAACGAATCCCCGGTGCCGGACCGGTTCTCCTGGTTGCGTTTCTCCCAACCCTTGCAGCAAGCTCATCCGGACTGGGAGCCCCGCTGGTACATTCTGCTGGACTGCGGGGACTCCAAGCGCGTGGGCAAGGATTTGGCCGCGCGGCTACCTCTGGAGCGAACGGTCAACATTGATCATCACGTCAGCAACCGGGATTTCGGAGCGGTGAACCTGGTGGAACCGGATCGGTCCTCCGTGGGAGAAATGATCGGCTACCTGGCCCAGGAACTGGGCTTCCCCTTGAAGGGCCCACTGGGGGAGGCGGTCTATCTGGCTCTGGTCACGGATACGGGGTCCTTCAGTTACGAGAACACCGTTCCCAAGGTGCTGGAACTGGCCGCGACCATTATCCGCCAGGGGCTGAACCTGGCGCGGTTCAATGCCTTGCTGCAGAATCAGTGGCGGATGAACCGTTTGAAGTTGATGGGAGACGTGCTGAGTCGGGCCAGATTGTTCGACGACGGGCGGATCGGGGTGATTTCCATTCCCAAGGCCTTTCGCGAGGAACGACAAGCCACCGTCGAGGACTGCGATGACATGGTGGACTACATCCGACGGGTCAAGGGCGTGCGCATCGCGGTCAGCCTGCGTGAGGACGGCCCCCGCAAAATCAAATTCAGCCTGCGCTCCACGGGTGACACGGACGTGGAGGAGATCGCCTCCTCAGTGGGCGGCGGCGGACATAAGAACGCCGCCGGCGGGGAGCTGCATCACAGCCTGGAAGACGCGGAATCGCTTCTGGTGCGGATGACCCGCGAGTATCTTGCCCTGGCGGATAAAAATCCTTCCGCCGCGTCGTGA
- the flgG gene encoding flagellar basal-body rod protein FlgG, protein MMRSLWTAASGMQAMQMNIDVTSNNLANVSTTGFKKSRAEFEDLMYQTMKIAGAANAAGDRIPTGLQVGMGVRPVTVHKEFTTGSFQNTGNPLDLAIEGDGFFQVDVNGDFAYTRAGAFKLTNEGQVVTANGYALQPEFIVPQETQNIVVTENGRIVAMDKFGEELAGADIPLFTFVNPPGLNSIGRNMFLPTEASGDPIEGVPGEENVGTIAQGFLEGSNVDMVEEMVRLITGQRAYEINSKAIQTSDQMLQTATQLKR, encoded by the coding sequence ATGATGCGCTCCCTATGGACGGCGGCCTCGGGTATGCAGGCCATGCAGATGAACATCGACGTGACGTCCAACAACCTGGCCAACGTCAGCACCACGGGTTTCAAGAAAAGCCGAGCCGAATTCGAAGATTTGATGTACCAGACCATGAAGATCGCCGGCGCGGCCAATGCCGCCGGAGATCGTATCCCCACCGGACTTCAGGTGGGCATGGGGGTTCGCCCCGTGACCGTGCACAAGGAATTCACCACCGGGTCCTTCCAGAACACCGGCAACCCCTTGGATCTGGCCATTGAAGGCGATGGTTTTTTTCAGGTCGATGTGAACGGCGACTTCGCCTACACCCGGGCCGGGGCCTTCAAATTGACCAACGAAGGTCAGGTGGTCACGGCCAACGGCTACGCCCTGCAACCGGAGTTCATCGTGCCCCAGGAAACCCAGAACATCGTGGTCACGGAAAACGGACGCATCGTGGCCATGGACAAATTCGGCGAGGAACTGGCCGGGGCGGACATCCCGCTGTTCACCTTCGTCAACCCTCCCGGTCTGAACAGCATTGGTCGGAATATGTTCCTGCCCACCGAGGCCTCGGGGGACCCCATCGAGGGAGTTCCCGGCGAGGAAAACGTCGGCACCATCGCCCAAGGCTTTCTGGAAGGTTCCAATGTGGACATGGTCGAGGAGATGGTTCGGCTGATCACCGGCCAGCGGGCCTATGAAATCAATTCCAAGGCCATCCAGACCTCCGACCAAATGCTTCAGACCGCCACGCAACTCAAGCGGTAA
- the rimP gene encoding ribosome maturation factor RimP, protein MPVVHGLGLDLWGLEYLPLGRKALIRIYIDAESGATIDQCAMVSRQLGPALEIDERLPGAFNLEVSSPGLERRFFKPEQLQGYLGRTVQAQLHEPLEGCKSYRGELSAVDGSTVTLVENGASVALDWDQIKKIHLVHAF, encoded by the coding sequence TTGCCAGTTGTTCACGGCCTCGGTCTGGATCTTTGGGGCTTGGAGTATCTGCCCCTGGGCCGCAAGGCGTTGATCCGCATCTATATCGACGCCGAGAGCGGAGCGACCATCGACCAGTGCGCCATGGTCAGCCGACAGCTTGGCCCTGCTCTGGAAATCGACGAGCGACTTCCCGGCGCCTTTAATTTGGAGGTCTCCTCGCCCGGCCTGGAGCGTCGGTTTTTCAAGCCGGAACAACTCCAAGGCTACCTTGGGCGGACCGTGCAGGCCCAACTCCATGAGCCACTGGAAGGATGCAAATCCTATCGCGGCGAGCTGTCAGCGGTGGACGGCTCGACGGTCACGCTTGTGGAAAACGGTGCCTCGGTTGCGTTGGATTGGGACCAAATAAAGAAGATTCATTTGGTCCATGCGTTTTGA
- the nusA gene encoding transcription termination factor NusA — protein MSAELRKAIEQISKDRGIHKDLLIDTLERAVRSSVTKKLGEDVDIEVTFNEEKGGFDVYQFKRVVEKIVDPVSEILLEDAKHHDPNVQLEDELGFELKVEDLGRIAAQSAKQVIIQRMREAEQEIIYEEYKDRKREIVSGSIQRRDRSGWIINLGRTEALLPKEEQIPKERFRRGDQIQALLYDVRKEGRGPQIIVSRSHPDYLTVLFNREVPEVADGFVRIMGVARDPGSRAKVAVMSTDRDIDPVGACVGVRGSRIQNIVQELRGERIDIIVWSPEITTYAVNALSPARISRITVDEEDGVLEVVVPDDQLTLAIGRKGQNVKLAAKLLGWKIDIFTESRYGTMYKGRQGLEQLVSVAEVPLEAFLAAGFNSPTAVAEADDEQLLTIQGLDEARVADIRSAINFLGLIERPEDDESEDGEGDEEATDSVTESAEAVDRDLDEPESGVGSEAGSEFKDNIEEAVEANEETETGLAEKAEGVLAGETDISADPEAERVRE, from the coding sequence ATGAGCGCCGAACTGCGCAAGGCCATTGAGCAAATCAGCAAAGACAGAGGAATCCACAAGGATCTTCTCATTGACACCCTGGAGCGGGCCGTGCGGTCCTCGGTGACCAAAAAATTGGGCGAGGATGTGGATATCGAGGTCACCTTCAACGAGGAGAAGGGCGGCTTCGACGTCTATCAGTTCAAGCGGGTGGTGGAGAAAATCGTCGATCCGGTCAGCGAGATTCTGCTTGAGGACGCCAAGCATCACGACCCCAATGTTCAGTTGGAGGACGAACTCGGTTTCGAACTGAAAGTGGAGGACCTGGGTCGGATCGCCGCTCAGTCCGCCAAGCAGGTCATTATCCAGCGGATGCGGGAAGCGGAACAGGAAATCATTTACGAGGAGTACAAGGACCGCAAGCGGGAAATCGTCAGCGGGTCCATCCAGCGCCGGGATCGTTCCGGATGGATCATCAATCTCGGCCGAACCGAGGCCCTCCTGCCTAAGGAAGAACAGATTCCCAAGGAGCGTTTCCGGCGCGGCGATCAAATTCAGGCGTTGCTCTACGATGTGCGCAAGGAAGGGCGGGGCCCGCAGATTATTGTTTCCCGCTCCCATCCGGACTATTTAACGGTGCTCTTCAATCGCGAGGTGCCGGAAGTGGCGGATGGATTCGTACGGATCATGGGTGTGGCCAGGGACCCGGGCAGCCGGGCCAAGGTGGCGGTGATGTCCACGGATCGGGATATCGATCCGGTGGGCGCCTGCGTCGGGGTCCGCGGCTCGCGGATCCAGAACATCGTCCAGGAATTGCGCGGCGAGCGGATCGACATCATCGTCTGGAGCCCGGAAATCACCACCTACGCGGTGAACGCGTTGTCTCCGGCCAGGATTTCCCGGATCACCGTGGACGAGGAAGACGGCGTTTTGGAGGTCGTGGTCCCGGATGATCAGCTCACCCTGGCCATCGGGCGCAAAGGCCAGAACGTCAAGCTTGCGGCCAAACTGTTAGGGTGGAAGATCGATATCTTTACGGAGAGCCGCTACGGAACCATGTACAAGGGTCGGCAGGGGCTGGAGCAGTTGGTCAGCGTGGCCGAGGTGCCTCTGGAAGCCTTTCTGGCCGCGGGCTTCAACAGCCCCACGGCAGTGGCCGAAGCCGACGACGAGCAACTGTTGACGATTCAGGGCCTGGACGAGGCCAGGGTCGCCGACATCCGTTCGGCCATCAATTTTCTTGGCTTGATCGAACGCCCTGAAGACGATGAGAGCGAGGACGGCGAGGGCGACGAAGAGGCCACGGACTCCGTTACGGAGTCGGCTGAAGCCGTGGATCGTGATCTCGACGAGCCCGAAAGCGGGGTTGGGAGCGAGGCCGGGAGCGAGTTCAAGGACAACATTGAGGAAGCCGTTGAGGCGAACGAAGAGACGGAAACGGGTTTAGCCGAAAAGGCTGAAGGCGTTTTGGCCGGAGAAACGGACATAAGCGCGGACCCCGAGGCGGAGCGTGTCCGAGAATGA
- a CDS encoding YlxR family protein encodes MSENESHGPGKGLPGEPLREPFKAQPRRHAGHAPTRTCVVCRRKAPKIELRRFVHDSERGPLVDLRQQLPGRGFYVCNQSSCLDKLTSTGKRRKRCKGEMHGQ; translated from the coding sequence GTGTCCGAGAATGAGTCCCACGGGCCGGGCAAAGGTCTACCCGGAGAGCCTTTGAGGGAACCATTCAAAGCCCAGCCGAGACGACACGCTGGGCACGCGCCCACACGGACGTGCGTCGTCTGCCGCCGGAAGGCTCCCAAGATCGAGTTGCGGCGTTTCGTGCACGACTCTGAACGAGGGCCTCTCGTTGACCTCCGTCAGCAATTGCCCGGACGGGGGTTTTACGTATGCAATCAATCATCATGTTTGGATAAATTGACGTCGACAGGGAAACGTCGGAAGCGGTGCAAGGGAGAAATGCATGGCCAATAA
- the rbfA gene encoding 30S ribosome-binding factor RbfA, whose translation MVMRGPSRRSIRLADMIQRELAQLLQEEIQDPRLELVTISGVRLNSDLSIAKVFFTCTDDPVRLEEIAVSLSKAKGFLRTLLGKRLNLRSTPELRFERDIFLEDMVYDGRHQS comes from the coding sequence ATGGTAATGCGAGGTCCGTCCCGGCGATCGATTCGCCTCGCGGACATGATCCAGCGGGAACTGGCTCAATTGCTCCAGGAGGAGATCCAGGACCCTCGGCTGGAACTGGTCACCATCAGCGGGGTGCGGTTGAATTCCGACCTGAGCATCGCCAAGGTGTTCTTCACCTGCACCGACGACCCGGTCCGGCTGGAGGAGATCGCCGTTTCCCTGAGCAAGGCCAAGGGATTTCTGCGTACTTTGCTGGGCAAGCGTCTGAATCTGCGTTCCACCCCGGAACTGCGCTTCGAGCGGGATATCTTTTTGGAGGACATGGTGTATGACGGCCGCCATCAAAGCTAG